A genome region from Deinococcus sp. HSC-46F16 includes the following:
- a CDS encoding biopolymer transporter ExbD translates to MRRRFRESSEGGVTFDFAPMVDIVLLLLIFFFLTSSLGARQNALPLDLPRASTTVQETPELPIVSVDRSGKIFLNGKETTLTRLGGRLEPLVKSSGGLVGLRADERGNYGTVVRVMDEIKKAGGERLALGTRDAEE, encoded by the coding sequence GTGAGGCGGCGGTTTCGCGAGAGCAGCGAGGGCGGGGTGACCTTCGATTTCGCCCCGATGGTGGACATCGTGCTGCTGCTGCTGATCTTCTTCTTCCTGACGAGCAGCCTCGGGGCGCGGCAAAACGCCCTGCCCCTCGACCTGCCCCGCGCCAGCACGACCGTGCAGGAGACGCCGGAGCTGCCCATCGTGAGCGTGGACCGCTCGGGCAAGATTTTCCTGAATGGCAAGGAAACGACGCTCACCCGGCTGGGCGGGCGGTTGGAGCCCCTGGTGAAGTCGTCCGGCGGGCTGGTGGGCCTGCGGGCCGACGAGCGCGGCAACTACGGGACGGTCGTACGGGTGATGGACGAGATCAAGAAGGCCGGGGGCGAGCGTCTGGCGCTGGGCACCCGCGACGCGGAGGAGTGA
- a CDS encoding MotA/TolQ/ExbB proton channel family protein gives MNVVELLRAAGPLLWVLAALSVYVVYTAAVRAQALARLGRDPDALIERARAVTAESGPAAALAEVDRAAHPGSAVNVLRAGLGRADRGPEAAQAAMNSALLAEDTRLYAGLSALGTAAQIAPLLGLLGTVIGMVRSFLVFSQTAAPTPDQLATGISEALVNTAAGLIVAVIAYVARNALKARADRIATGAERVREEVPAWLAGRGRGVMPEVALHFDSVPAAGAAR, from the coding sequence ATGAACGTCGTGGAACTTCTGCGGGCCGCTGGCCCCCTGCTCTGGGTCCTGGCCGCGCTGTCCGTGTACGTCGTCTATACCGCCGCCGTGCGGGCGCAGGCGCTGGCCCGGCTGGGCCGCGACCCCGACGCGCTGATCGAGCGGGCGCGGGCCGTGACCGCCGAGAGCGGTCCGGCAGCGGCGCTGGCGGAAGTGGACCGCGCCGCCCATCCGGGCTCGGCCGTCAACGTGCTGCGGGCCGGACTGGGCCGCGCCGACCGTGGTCCGGAGGCCGCGCAGGCCGCCATGAACTCGGCCCTGCTTGCGGAAGACACCCGGCTGTACGCAGGCCTCTCGGCGCTGGGCACCGCCGCGCAGATCGCGCCGCTGTTGGGGCTGCTAGGGACCGTGATCGGGATGGTGCGGTCCTTCCTGGTGTTCTCGCAGACCGCCGCGCCCACGCCCGACCAGCTCGCCACCGGCATCAGCGAGGCGCTCGTCAACACGGCAGCCGGGCTGATCGTGGCGGTGATCGCCTACGTCGCCCGCAACGCGCTCAAGGCCCGCGCCGACCGGATCGCCACCGGGGCCGAGCGGGTGCGCGAGGAGGTTCCCGCGTGGCTGGCGGGCCGGGGCCGGGGCGTGATGCCGGAGGTGGCCCTGCACTTTGATTCCGTTCCGGCGGCGGGAGCGGCACGGTGA
- a CDS encoding diguanylate cyclase domain-containing protein yields MRDRLLPLPDPAFYLGEGGTGSPTRTEEARRAAYQWGLPIALLAVAVGLALVWPLHPAQTALWGGLAGVLAVALVLSALPRCPVGVLDRLLLLGGWTFLLGRLALGLFAPHLVDGGPELLGLLLPWFVLGLLAPGWLLDSSLGRWVARGALAVTGALGALYGVRVLLGTGESGLILALLAQLLLVGGLALLGQEATLTRTEDRRGPWSGLLPGECDELTGLPLRRPMERRLRTLRRPVAVAVVGVDDLPDLERGGGAVLVQTVRAHLARTLAAATRTGDPVACLGEGTFAVLLPTTDPLAVRVVAERLRLRVASRPLAGRVVTVSVGLAVGTGAEALARAEAALRDAQAGGGHRVEVAPE; encoded by the coding sequence ATGCGCGACCGCCTGCTGCCCCTGCCCGACCCGGCGTTCTATCTGGGGGAGGGTGGGACAGGCTCCCCCACCCGCACCGAGGAGGCCCGCCGCGCGGCCTACCAGTGGGGACTGCCGATCGCGCTCCTCGCCGTGGCCGTGGGGCTGGCCCTGGTCTGGCCGCTGCACCCGGCGCAGACGGCACTGTGGGGAGGCTTGGCCGGGGTGCTGGCCGTGGCCCTGGTACTCTCGGCCCTGCCGCGCTGCCCGGTGGGCGTGCTCGACCGGCTGCTGCTGCTGGGAGGCTGGACATTCCTGCTGGGGCGGCTGGCGCTGGGGCTGTTCGCGCCGCACCTCGTGGACGGGGGACCGGAGTTGCTGGGGCTGCTGCTGCCGTGGTTCGTGCTGGGGCTGCTGGCGCCGGGGTGGCTGCTGGACTCTTCCCTGGGCCGCTGGGTGGCGCGTGGGGCGCTGGCAGTCACCGGGGCGCTGGGAGCGCTGTATGGAGTGCGGGTGCTGCTGGGCACGGGCGAGAGCGGCCTGATTCTCGCGCTGCTCGCGCAACTGCTGCTGGTGGGCGGACTGGCCCTGCTGGGACAGGAGGCCACGTTGACCCGCACCGAGGACCGTCGGGGTCCCTGGAGTGGCCTCCTCCCCGGCGAGTGCGACGAGTTGACGGGCCTGCCCCTGCGGCGCCCGATGGAGCGGCGCCTGCGGACGCTGCGCCGTCCGGTGGCCGTGGCGGTCGTCGGGGTGGACGATCTGCCGGACCTGGAGCGGGGCGGCGGCGCGGTCCTCGTGCAGACGGTACGGGCGCACCTCGCCCGCACGCTGGCGGCGGCCACCCGCACGGGTGACCCGGTGGCCTGCCTGGGCGAAGGCACCTTCGCCGTCCTGCTGCCCACCACCGACCCCCTCGCCGTGCGGGTCGTGGCCGAGCGGCTGCGGCTGCGGGTGGCCTCGCGGCCCCTGGCCGGGCGGGTGGTCACCGTGAGCGTGGGGCTCGCCGTGGGCACCGGGGCAGAGGCGCTCGCACGGGCGGAGGCCGCCCTGCGGGACGCGCAGGCTGGGGGCGGACACCGGGTCGAGGTGGCGCCGGAATAA
- a CDS encoding DUF47 domain-containing protein produces the protein MVLSKFMPKNPQFSAKFAQAARNAHVTAQALVELLENYTDVEAKVNRIRDLEHEGDRISREVTNMLAESFIVPFDREDIISLNHELDDLVDSLEDAARKLSLYGVERPLPEMAHLARVVEQQCALLAQGMPLIESKDRVRELAALAGQIRALEDEGDTISDNVQRELYVGVHDVPGMIRAMRGGEIVELIEEASDQAQRVAKTVESILLKNA, from the coding sequence ATGGTTCTGTCTAAATTCATGCCCAAAAACCCGCAGTTCAGCGCCAAGTTTGCCCAGGCCGCCCGCAATGCCCATGTGACGGCCCAGGCGCTGGTGGAACTGCTCGAGAACTACACCGATGTCGAGGCGAAGGTGAACCGCATCCGCGACCTTGAACACGAGGGGGACCGCATCAGCCGCGAAGTGACCAACATGCTGGCCGAGTCCTTTATCGTGCCCTTCGACCGCGAGGACATCATCTCGCTCAACCATGAACTCGACGACCTCGTGGACAGCCTGGAAGACGCCGCCCGCAAGCTCAGCCTCTACGGGGTGGAGCGTCCGCTGCCCGAGATGGCGCACCTCGCGCGGGTGGTCGAGCAGCAGTGCGCCCTGCTGGCCCAGGGGATGCCCCTGATCGAAAGCAAGGACCGCGTGCGTGAACTCGCCGCGCTGGCCGGGCAGATCCGGGCGCTTGAGGACGAGGGCGATACCATCAGCGACAACGTGCAGCGCGAGCTGTACGTGGGCGTCCACGACGTGCCGGGCATGATCCGGGCGATGCGCGGCGGCGAGATCGTCGAGTTGATCGAGGAAGCCTCCGACCAGGCGCAGCGGGTCGCCAAGACGGTCGAGAGCATCCTGCTCAAGAACGCCTGA
- a CDS encoding alpha-amylase family glycosyl hydrolase, whose product MKRFQQMGRAGALAALTLTLAACGTLNGPSRGVDTDWRDDAIYFALTDRFANGNPANDNGANRNAGDRADRTNPLAWHGGDFAGLKAKIEEGYFGRMGFTAIWISPVVLQVPAIEAESGPHQGRPFAGYHGYWAEDFFKVDPHFGTLEEYRDLVRTAHRHGLKIIQDVVVNHAGYGAKLVTEKPTWFRTGEQCGQDEVTQCLAGLPDFRQEVPEVTRYLNDFVSFWQRETGIDGLRIDTMKHVPDDYWRQFFAAGGAGDPRKLWSVGEVFDGNPARLAHFMNDLGAPSVFDFALYFAIKDQLSSAGGDLGRVADVFAQDGAYRDPTRLTTFVDNHDVRRFVSEVQAKGGSAPQAAERLDLALSLIYTSRGTPSVYQGTEIAQAGLGDPYDHPAGQGNREDMNFAALTGSTLDERLGALAAARQKYPALTRGAQQELWRPNGGAPVLAYRRVLSGERPVVAVLNNGDTPLDLATLPGGGIPLLGTFGAGALTEITGRASDLRVEGGRLVGTVPPRAALAVAGTAGSAGTVNARLPEVGGVTARAGDGAAELRWTAPTDPAVTGYRVYARTGNGTERLLNFAPLGREQTTYLVRGLANDEQTTFRVVTVDAAGAESRGVTVLATPSAKNTVKVTFTVDARSQGNGPIELRRFDTGQQVESPMTQVSRGVWKTDIELPLFREVKFKFGSDHPRAKNSGYEGPDQPDRSYVVGTNDGAYSGTYDFITRPMPGAVIEGRVTGAGQALAGALVEATSADPKVNYALTFPDGSYTLFVPAGTQTLKATAEGYAEATRQATAPATGADFALTPAGAQGPQVGKYRIDGDLSDWAAPKVSVQSPGEGVFGPDNNWLTLRADSDAQYLYLAYTYRTEANNSAILYLDTQAGGATQADNFSAWKRAATFSGGMGGVDAFLARKGNEGLQLRLVAGNAATLVDAARYTVATAGSLPSQTVELAIPWTALGLSAAPTTGVNLVGGIFGGSDYGAGGDSYGAGDIIPGADSTPPGANTIGSEADQRRATFTAPVTVR is encoded by the coding sequence ATGAAACGCTTCCAGCAGATGGGGCGTGCGGGCGCCTTGGCGGCCCTCACCCTGACCCTCGCGGCCTGCGGCACCCTGAATGGCCCCTCGCGCGGCGTGGACACGGACTGGCGCGACGACGCGATCTATTTCGCCCTGACCGACCGCTTCGCCAATGGCAACCCCGCCAACGACAACGGCGCGAACCGGAACGCCGGGGACCGCGCCGACCGCACCAACCCGCTCGCGTGGCATGGCGGCGACTTCGCGGGCCTAAAGGCGAAGATCGAGGAAGGCTATTTCGGGCGGATGGGCTTCACGGCGATCTGGATTAGCCCGGTCGTGCTGCAGGTGCCCGCGATCGAGGCGGAGTCGGGACCGCACCAGGGCCGACCTTTCGCGGGCTACCACGGCTACTGGGCCGAGGACTTTTTCAAGGTGGACCCCCACTTCGGGACCCTAGAGGAGTACAGGGACCTGGTGCGGACCGCCCACCGCCACGGCCTCAAGATCATTCAGGACGTGGTCGTGAACCACGCGGGGTACGGAGCGAAGCTGGTCACCGAGAAGCCCACGTGGTTCCGCACGGGCGAGCAGTGCGGCCAGGACGAGGTGACCCAGTGCCTCGCCGGGCTGCCCGACTTCCGGCAGGAGGTGCCGGAGGTCACGAGGTACCTCAACGACTTCGTGAGCTTCTGGCAGCGCGAGACCGGCATCGACGGCCTCCGGATCGACACCATGAAGCATGTCCCCGACGACTACTGGCGGCAGTTCTTCGCGGCGGGCGGCGCGGGCGATCCCCGCAAGCTGTGGTCGGTGGGCGAGGTGTTCGACGGCAACCCGGCGCGGCTGGCGCACTTCATGAATGACCTGGGGGCACCCAGCGTCTTCGACTTCGCGCTGTACTTCGCCATCAAGGACCAGCTTTCGAGCGCAGGGGGCGACCTGGGGCGGGTGGCGGACGTGTTCGCGCAGGACGGCGCCTACCGCGACCCCACCCGGCTGACCACCTTCGTGGACAACCACGACGTGCGGCGCTTCGTGAGCGAGGTGCAGGCCAAGGGTGGCAGCGCCCCGCAGGCCGCCGAGCGCCTCGACCTCGCCCTGAGTCTGATCTACACCTCGCGCGGCACCCCCAGCGTCTATCAGGGCACCGAGATCGCGCAGGCCGGTCTGGGCGACCCCTACGACCACCCGGCGGGCCAGGGCAACCGCGAGGATATGAACTTCGCGGCCCTGACGGGCAGCACGCTCGACGAGCGCCTGGGGGCGCTGGCCGCCGCCCGGCAGAAGTACCCGGCCCTGACACGCGGCGCCCAGCAGGAGCTGTGGCGACCCAACGGGGGCGCTCCCGTCCTCGCCTACCGCCGGGTCCTCTCCGGCGAGCGGCCCGTCGTGGCCGTGCTGAACAATGGGGACACGCCGCTTGACCTTGCCACGCTGCCGGGCGGCGGCATCCCGCTGCTGGGGACCTTCGGGGCGGGGGCGCTGACGGAGATCACCGGGCGGGCCTCCGACCTGCGGGTCGAGGGCGGACGGCTGGTGGGCACCGTGCCCCCCCGCGCGGCGCTCGCGGTGGCGGGCACAGCGGGCAGCGCGGGCACCGTCAACGCCCGGCTCCCCGAGGTGGGCGGCGTGACCGCGCGGGCCGGGGACGGGGCGGCCGAGCTGCGCTGGACGGCCCCCACCGACCCCGCCGTCACGGGCTACCGGGTCTATGCCCGTACCGGGAACGGGACCGAGCGGCTGCTGAACTTCGCGCCGCTGGGGCGTGAACAGACGACCTACCTCGTGCGCGGCCTCGCCAACGACGAGCAGACGACCTTCCGGGTGGTCACGGTGGACGCGGCCGGAGCCGAGAGCCGGGGCGTGACGGTCCTTGCCACCCCCAGCGCGAAGAACACGGTCAAGGTCACCTTCACGGTGGACGCCCGCAGCCAGGGCAACGGCCCCATCGAGCTGCGGCGCTTCGACACCGGGCAGCAGGTCGAGTCCCCCATGACCCAGGTGTCGCGCGGTGTCTGGAAGACCGACATCGAGCTGCCCCTCTTCCGCGAGGTCAAGTTCAAGTTCGGGAGTGACCATCCCCGGGCGAAGAACAGCGGCTACGAGGGGCCGGATCAGCCCGACCGCTCCTACGTGGTGGGCACGAACGACGGGGCGTACAGCGGCACCTACGACTTCATCACCCGCCCGATGCCGGGAGCCGTGATCGAGGGCCGCGTGACGGGCGCGGGGCAGGCGCTGGCGGGGGCACTGGTGGAGGCCACCTCGGCCGACCCGAAGGTGAATTACGCCCTGACCTTCCCCGACGGCTCATACACCCTCTTCGTTCCGGCGGGAACGCAGACGCTCAAGGCGACGGCGGAGGGCTACGCGGAGGCCACCCGGCAGGCCACCGCCCCCGCCACGGGCGCAGATTTCGCGCTGACGCCCGCCGGAGCGCAGGGGCCGCAGGTCGGCAAGTACCGCATCGACGGCGACCTGAGCGACTGGGCGGCGCCCAAGGTCAGCGTGCAGAGTCCCGGCGAGGGCGTGTTCGGGCCGGACAACAACTGGCTGACGCTGCGGGCCGACAGCGACGCGCAGTACCTGTACCTGGCCTACACCTACAGGACCGAGGCCAACAACAGCGCCATCCTCTACCTCGACACTCAGGCGGGCGGGGCGACGCAGGCTGACAATTTCAGCGCCTGGAAGCGGGCCGCGACCTTCAGCGGGGGCATGGGGGGCGTGGACGCTTTTCTGGCCCGTAAGGGAAACGAGGGCCTCCAACTGAGGCTGGTCGCGGGCAACGCCGCCACGCTGGTGGACGCGGCCCGCTACACCGTCGCCACGGCGGGGAGCCTCCCCAGCCAGACGGTCGAACTGGCGATTCCCTGGACGGCGCTTGGGCTGAGCGCGGCCCCAACCACCGGGGTGAATCTGGTCGGCGGCATCTTCGGCGGCAGCGACTACGGCGCGGGTGGGGACAGCTACGGCGCGGGCGACATCATCCCAGGCGCGGACAGCACGCCCCCCGGCGCCAACACCATCGGGAGCGAGGCCGATCAGCGCCGGGCGACCTTCACCGCTCCAGTCACGGTGCGCTGA
- a CDS encoding cobalamin-binding protein encodes MSPASSGRIVSLLPSATDLLVALGVGERLVGVSHSCDHPAAAGRPVLTRSIIDSGAPQAEIDQAVSAAVREGRALYQVDGAQLDRLGPDLVVTQGVCEVCAVTPGTIESAVRYLPGCLPAAQVLSLEGRSVAGILDDMRALAAAVGLPERGEALIRQSQAEWDAVRPATHAPRVLTLEWVDPPFYGGHWVPEQVERAGGLNVLGAPGTDSGRTTWEDVTALDPDVIVVMCCGYGLAENVAFADAVLSHREVRAVQHGEVWAVDANALFSRPALGVMRGAGVLADLLRGEASAGESVRVGQVPALTT; translated from the coding sequence ATGTCCCCTGCCTCGTCCGGCCGCATCGTGAGTTTGCTTCCCAGCGCCACCGACCTGCTGGTCGCTCTGGGGGTGGGGGAGCGGCTGGTGGGGGTCAGTCATTCCTGCGACCACCCCGCTGCAGCCGGACGCCCGGTGCTGACCCGGTCCATTATCGACAGTGGAGCGCCGCAGGCGGAGATCGACCAGGCGGTGAGTGCTGCGGTGCGCGAGGGCCGCGCCCTGTATCAGGTGGACGGGGCGCAGCTCGACCGTCTGGGTCCCGACCTTGTGGTCACCCAGGGCGTATGCGAGGTGTGCGCGGTGACTCCCGGCACCATTGAATCGGCGGTCCGGTATCTGCCGGGCTGCCTGCCCGCCGCCCAGGTCCTGAGTCTGGAAGGCCGCAGCGTTGCGGGCATTCTGGACGACATGCGTGCCCTGGCCGCGGCGGTTGGCCTCCCGGAACGTGGCGAGGCGCTGATTCGGCAGTCCCAGGCCGAGTGGGACGCCGTGAGGCCCGCAACGCACGCGCCCCGCGTCCTCACCCTGGAGTGGGTGGACCCGCCCTTCTACGGCGGCCACTGGGTTCCCGAGCAGGTCGAGCGGGCGGGCGGACTCAATGTGCTGGGCGCACCAGGGACCGATTCAGGCCGCACGACCTGGGAGGACGTGACGGCCCTCGATCCCGACGTCATCGTGGTGATGTGCTGCGGCTATGGTTTGGCCGAGAACGTGGCGTTTGCCGACGCGGTCCTGAGCCACCGCGAGGTGCGTGCCGTGCAGCACGGAGAGGTGTGGGCAGTGGACGCGAACGCCCTCTTCAGTCGCCCGGCCCTGGGGGTAATGCGCGGTGCCGGGGTGCTCGCGGACCTGCTGCGGGGCGAGGCGAGTGCGGGCGAAAGTGTCCGCGTAGGGCAAGTTCCGGCGCTGACCACTTGA
- the lipB gene encoding lipoyl(octanoyl) transferase LipB — MREAAFGTVDLGRLSYREAWDVQHEAHAQVAAGGQPQLLLVEHPPVLTLGRKAREGGNIVVTREYLAAQGIEVLEVERGGDVTYHGPGQLVAYAIFPVGRRVADFLRLLEHVTIAALHDLGLPDARPNPGYAGVYVEPREVNGRVYEQKIASFGVAVQRGVALHGLALNVTTNLQHFDLIVPCGLTGTHMTSVEREYGRRGLDRVADMTEARAALTRAFHTTFETYDWTLPTAAAGG; from the coding sequence GTGAGAGAGGCGGCATTCGGCACGGTGGACCTGGGGCGGCTCTCGTACCGCGAGGCGTGGGACGTGCAGCACGAGGCCCACGCGCAGGTCGCGGCGGGCGGGCAGCCCCAGCTCCTGCTGGTGGAGCACCCGCCCGTGCTCACGCTGGGCCGCAAGGCGCGGGAGGGCGGCAACATCGTCGTGACGCGCGAGTACCTCGCCGCGCAGGGCATCGAGGTGCTGGAAGTCGAGCGCGGCGGCGACGTGACCTACCACGGCCCCGGCCAGCTCGTGGCCTACGCGATCTTTCCGGTGGGCCGCCGGGTGGCCGATTTTCTGCGGCTGCTGGAACACGTGACCATCGCGGCGCTGCACGACCTCGGCCTGCCCGACGCCCGGCCCAATCCCGGCTACGCGGGCGTGTACGTCGAGCCGCGCGAGGTGAACGGCCGCGTCTACGAGCAGAAGATCGCCTCCTTCGGGGTGGCGGTGCAGCGCGGTGTGGCCCTGCATGGGCTGGCGCTCAACGTCACGACCAACCTCCAGCACTTCGACCTGATCGTGCCCTGCGGCCTCACGGGCACCCACATGACGAGCGTGGAGCGCGAGTATGGGCGCCGGGGCCTGGACCGCGTGGCCGACATGACAGAAGCGCGGGCGGCCCTCACGCGGGCCTTTCACACCACCTTTGAGACTTACGACTGGACGTTGCCCACGGCGGCAGCGGGAGGCTGA
- the lipA gene encoding lipoyl synthase — protein sequence MTQQDKPVQDREVKFIKNGIYRKDSVPVREKKPEWLKVTIPTGQVYGEVRKIVKEHRLHTVCEEAMCPNIGECWSRGTATFMLMGHVCTRACRFCAVDTGNPMGKLDLDEPMQVADSVRLMGLKYVVLTSVDRDDLPDGGAYHFAKTVQAIKKLNPETRVEALTPDFGGNPYCVDLVLDSGVDTYAQNLETVRRLTHPVRDIRASYERTLGVLQHAKESRPDVITKTSIMLGLGETREELREAMADCRAAGVDVLTFGQYLRPTMHHLPVERYVSPAEFDEIREEAMAFGFLEVVSGPLVRSSYKAEQIVMDKPGNLPEHLAHLDAGSELSLI from the coding sequence ATGACCCAGCAGGACAAGCCGGTGCAGGACCGGGAAGTCAAGTTCATCAAGAACGGCATCTACCGCAAGGATTCGGTGCCCGTGCGCGAGAAGAAGCCCGAGTGGCTCAAGGTGACCATCCCGACCGGGCAGGTCTACGGCGAGGTCCGCAAGATCGTCAAGGAGCACCGCCTGCACACGGTCTGCGAGGAAGCGATGTGCCCCAACATCGGCGAGTGCTGGAGCCGGGGCACGGCCACCTTCATGCTGATGGGGCACGTCTGCACGCGGGCCTGCCGCTTTTGCGCGGTGGACACCGGCAACCCGATGGGCAAGCTCGACCTCGACGAGCCCATGCAGGTCGCCGACTCGGTGCGCCTGATGGGCCTGAAGTACGTCGTGCTGACCTCGGTGGACCGCGACGACCTGCCCGACGGCGGGGCGTACCACTTCGCCAAGACGGTGCAGGCCATCAAGAAGCTCAACCCGGAGACGCGGGTGGAGGCCCTGACGCCCGACTTCGGCGGCAACCCGTACTGCGTGGACCTCGTGCTGGACAGCGGCGTGGACACCTACGCCCAGAATCTGGAGACCGTGCGCCGCCTGACCCACCCGGTGCGTGACATCCGCGCGAGCTACGAGCGGACGCTGGGCGTCCTCCAGCACGCCAAGGAGAGCCGCCCCGACGTGATCACCAAGACCAGCATCATGCTGGGCCTGGGCGAGACGCGCGAGGAGTTGCGCGAGGCGATGGCCGACTGCCGCGCCGCCGGGGTGGACGTGCTGACCTTCGGGCAGTACCTGCGCCCGACCATGCACCACCTGCCTGTCGAGCGCTACGTCTCCCCCGCCGAGTTCGACGAGATCCGCGAGGAGGCGATGGCCTTCGGCTTCCTGGAGGTCGTGTCCGGCCCGCTGGTGCGTTCCTCGTACAAGGCCGAGCAGATCGTGATGGACAAGCCGGGCAACCTTCCCGAGCACCTCGCACATCTGGACGCGGGCAGCGAACTCAGCCTGATCTGA
- a CDS encoding type III pantothenate kinase, with protein sequence MPASPSSFPLLAVDIGNTSTVLGLADASLTLTHTWRVRTNRDHLPDDLALQLQGLFALAGAAPPRAAVLSSVAPPLGQNYALALRRHFRVEAFEVSAENLPDVTVELDQPGAVGADRLANLFGAERYLGGHEYAVVVDFGTSTNFDVIGRGRRFLGGVLATGAQLSADALFSRAAKLPRITLEAPRTAIGKNTTHALQSGLVFGYAEMVDGLLRRIRAELPGEAVAVATGGFSRTVEGLCREIDHYDETLTVRGLLELWASRPSLGEAPAFPLR encoded by the coding sequence GTGCCTGCCTCCCCCTCCTCCTTCCCGCTGCTCGCCGTGGATATCGGCAACACCAGTACCGTGCTGGGCCTCGCGGACGCCTCGCTGACCCTCACGCACACCTGGCGGGTGCGGACCAACCGCGATCACCTGCCCGACGACCTCGCGCTGCAGCTTCAGGGCCTGTTCGCGCTGGCGGGGGCCGCGCCGCCCCGCGCGGCCGTGCTGAGCAGCGTGGCGCCGCCCCTGGGGCAGAACTACGCGCTGGCGCTGCGGCGGCATTTCCGGGTCGAAGCCTTCGAGGTGAGCGCCGAGAACCTCCCCGACGTGACGGTCGAACTCGACCAGCCGGGCGCGGTGGGGGCCGACCGCCTCGCCAACCTGTTCGGGGCCGAGCGGTACCTCGGCGGGCACGAGTACGCGGTCGTCGTGGACTTCGGCACGTCCACCAACTTCGACGTGATCGGGCGCGGGCGGCGCTTTCTGGGGGGCGTGCTGGCGACGGGAGCGCAGCTCAGCGCCGACGCCCTCTTCTCGCGGGCGGCCAAGCTGCCGCGCATCACGCTCGAAGCCCCGCGCACCGCCATCGGCAAGAACACCACCCACGCCCTGCAATCCGGCCTCGTCTTCGGGTACGCCGAGATGGTGGACGGCCTGTTGCGCCGCATCCGCGCCGAGTTGCCGGGGGAAGCCGTCGCGGTCGCCACGGGCGGCTTCTCGCGCACGGTGGAGGGCCTCTGCCGCGAGATCGACCACTACGACGAGACGCTGACCGTGCGCGGTCTGCTGGAACTGTGGGCCAGCCGCCCATCCCTGGGCGAGGCGCCCGCCTTTCCTCTCCGGTGA
- a CDS encoding inorganic phosphate transporter, giving the protein MEAALIGFVIIIALALAFDFINGFHDTANAIATSVATKVLTPPQAIAMAAILNVVGALAGTAVAKTIATDIVPQEFATLGLTGAALLSAIIWNLFTWWKGLPSSSSHALIFSLVGAGVAAGGWEIIIPKGVQKTLTGLVSSPVLGFLVPILLMALLSWLVLRWMRPRTVTRTFRWLQIGSAAFMAFSHGGNDAQKAMGIMTFALSAYLGTQVSEVPLWIILSAAFAMGLGTSVGGWRIIKTMGFKVVDLKPVDGFVAEASAAAIIVGATHLGIPVSTTHTISSSIMGVGTTKGFRKVKWQVAGRIVQAWIFTIPVCIALGWAIHKVMLLTLGI; this is encoded by the coding sequence ATGGAAGCGGCCCTGATCGGATTTGTCATCATCATCGCGCTGGCGCTGGCCTTTGACTTCATCAACGGCTTTCACGACACCGCCAACGCCATCGCCACCTCGGTCGCCACCAAGGTGCTCACGCCCCCGCAGGCCATCGCCATGGCGGCCATTCTCAACGTGGTCGGGGCGCTCGCGGGCACGGCGGTCGCCAAGACCATCGCCACCGACATCGTGCCGCAGGAATTCGCCACCCTGGGGCTGACGGGCGCGGCGCTCCTGAGCGCCATCATCTGGAACCTCTTCACGTGGTGGAAGGGGCTGCCGAGTTCCTCCAGCCACGCCCTGATCTTCTCGCTGGTGGGCGCGGGCGTCGCGGCGGGCGGCTGGGAGATCATCATCCCCAAGGGCGTGCAGAAGACGCTGACGGGGCTGGTCAGCAGTCCCGTGCTCGGCTTCCTCGTGCCGATCCTCCTCATGGCGCTGCTTTCGTGGCTGGTGCTGCGCTGGATGCGCCCCCGCACAGTCACCCGCACCTTCCGATGGCTCCAGATCGGCTCGGCGGCCTTCATGGCCTTTTCGCACGGCGGCAACGACGCGCAAAAGGCGATGGGCATCATGACCTTCGCGCTGAGCGCGTACCTGGGCACCCAGGTCAGCGAGGTGCCGCTGTGGATCATCCTCTCGGCGGCGTTCGCGATGGGCCTGGGCACGTCGGTGGGCGGCTGGCGCATCATCAAGACGATGGGCTTCAAGGTCGTGGACCTCAAACCCGTCGACGGCTTTGTCGCGGAAGCGAGTGCGGCCGCCATCATCGTGGGCGCCACCCACCTGGGCATCCCGGTGAGCACCACCCACACCATCTCCAGTTCGATCATGGGCGTGGGCACCACCAAGGGTTTCCGCAAGGTCAAGTGGCAGGTCGCCGGGCGCATCGTGCAGGCGTGGATTTTCACGATTCCGGTGTGCATCGCGCTGGGCTGGGCCATTCACAAGGTGATGCTGCTGACGCTGGGCATCTAG